A region from the Drosophila ananassae strain 14024-0371.13 chromosome 2L, ASM1763931v2, whole genome shotgun sequence genome encodes:
- the LOC6499107 gene encoding ATP-binding cassette sub-family G member 5, producing the protein MKMIGSDYVLEAHNIFHTTEVDGGGCFNGAGNSALVLKGVNLTVHSGEVMAILGSKGSGKRALLDVISRRADGATRGQVLLNGSPLSKALFQQRCGYVTQSCTFVPGLTVAQTLHYTPTILSGYLKSSKVRQVLADLALSQVAHKRVEYLNISEARRLAIGIQLVRDPVMLLLDEPTHGLDPLSAYLLISILSNTAKKTGCGILLSLEKPRSDVFPFLDRALFLCLGGVVYSGGTRAMLEYFHGIGFPCPQLENPLMYYLCLSTVDRRSRDRFLESSQQIEALVERFSRETPISDAPINNMGSGKVPLAYGKPGELKVWVMLYLKLLASTFSCGLVGMKTLFLRLLLLPLAMSMLWAFYLNVGDDAHGFFTRNGLILNILGLSYGCGILTTISLFPIWRKKFSQDTPEGLYSGTTLLIAYNSVSIPFSAISAVIGSCVIYPLLLDSKYNNGMVFAYLLVALWSSFVLAEQLSITFLLVVKVPFNAAIAVTYVLVISIALASGTVRSFKGLQPWLQDNTKGTHTRYASSLLHSIAFQSRKLNCTPTASVICPKPADFMHERLGLPDPDETIDVAASCAFAVGLAAFNMLLYLFPMPRCVRQKFKD; encoded by the exons ATGAAAATGATCGGAAGCGACTACGTACTGGAAGCCCACAACATTTTCCACACCACCGAG GTGGATGGCGGTGGCTGTTTCAATGGAGCCGGCAACTCGGCCCTGGTACTCAAAGGGGTCAACCTCACCGTGCACAGTGGCGAAGTTATGGCCATTTTGGGATCAAAAg GCAGCGGTAAGCGAGCTCTTTTGGATGTGATTTCAAGGCGCGCCGATGGAGCCACTCGTGGTCAGGTCCTGCTCAATGGATCGCCCCTGTCTAAGGCCTTGTTCCAACAGCGTTGTGGTTACGTTACCCAGTCCTGCACATTTGTTCCAGGCTTGACAGTGGCCCAAACCCTCCACTATACGCCTACGATA CTAAGTGGCTATCTTAAGAGCTCCAAAGTCCGTCAAGTATTGGCCGATTTGGCTCTTTCCCAAGTGGCTCATAAGCGGGTGGAGTACCTGAACATCAGCGAAGCTCGACGTCTGGCCATTGGCATCCAACTGGTCAGAGATCCTG TCATGCTCTTGCTGGATGAGCCCACTCATGGTTTGGATCCCTTGAGCGCCTATCTTCTGATATCCATTCTCTCAAACACCGCCAAGAAAACCGGATGCGGAATTCTGCTTTCGTTGGAAAAACCACGATCTGATGTCTTTCCATTCCTGGATCGTGCTCTGTTCCTTTGCTTAGGTGGAGTGGTGTACTCTGGTGGTACACGTGCCATGCTAGAGTACTTCCATGGCATAGGATTCCCATGTCCCCAACTGGAGAATCCTCTCATGTACTATCTCTGCCTGTCCACCGTGGATCGTCGCAGTAGGGATCGATTCTTGGAGTCAAGCCAGCAGATTGAAGCTCTGGTGGAAAGATTCTCAAGGGAGACTCCAATTTCAGATGCCCCAATTAATAATATGGGTTCCGGAAAGGTGCCACTGGCCTATGGAAAGCCAGGGGAACTCAAGGTCTGGGTAATGCTGTATCT aaaacttCTTGCCTCCACATTCTCCTGCGGCTTGGTGGGCATGAAGACCCTATTCCTACGACTACTTCTCCTTCCCTTGGCCATGAGCATGCTCTGGGCCTTCTACTTAAATGTGGGA GATGACGCTCATGGTTTCTTTACCAGAAACGGATTAATCTTAAACATCTTGGGACTGTCTTACGGCTGTGGAATTTTAACAACTATATCACTAT TTCCCATTTGGCGCAAAAAGTTTTCGCAGGACACCCCTGAGGGCCTCTATTCCGGAACAACTCTTCTCATTGCCTACAACTCTGTCTCCATACCATTTTCTGCGATTTCTGCAGTTATAGGCAGCTGTGTTATTTATCC ACTCCTATTGGATTCAAAGTACAATAACGGCATGGTTTTCGCCTATTTGTTGGTGGCCCTCTGGTCGAGTTTTGTTCTTGCCGAGCAACTGTCGATTACCTTCCTCCTGGTGGTCAAGGTTCCATTTAATGCTGCCATCGCGGTGACCTATGTCCTCGTGATTAGCATCGCCTTGGCCAGTGGAACAGTGAGGTCCTTCAAGGGTCTTCAGCCCTGGTTGCAGGACAATACCAAGGGCACTCATACCCGCTATGCCTCCTCCTTGCTGCACAGCATCGCCTTTCAATCCCGGAAGCTCAATTGTACGCCGACGGCCTCCGTCATTTGTCCCAAGCCGGCGGACTTTATGCACGAGCGTTTAGGATTGCCGGATCCGGAT GAAACCATTGATGTGGCTGCCTCTTGTGCTTTTGCCGTTGGCTTGGCGGCTTTCAACATGCTGCTGTATCTATTTCCCATGCCACGATGTGTCCGTCAAAAGTTTAAAGACTAA